Proteins from a genomic interval of Pseudomonas silesiensis:
- the nuoH gene encoding NADH-quinone oxidoreductase subunit NuoH — translation MTWFTPEVIDVIISVLKAIVILLAVVVCGALLSWVERRLLALWQDRYGPNRVGPFGAFQIAADMIKMFFKEDWTPPFADKVIFTLAPVVAMSALLIAFAIIPITPTWGVADINIGILFFFAMAGLSVYAVLFAGWSSNNKFALLGSLRASAQTVSYEVFMGLSLMGIVIQVGSFNMRDIVEYQAQNMWFVIPQIFGFLTFFIAGVAVTHRHPFDQPEAEQELADGYHIEYAGMKWGMFFVGEYIGIVLISALLVTLFFGGWHGPFGILPQIPFIWFALKTAFFIMFFILLRASIPRPRYDQVMDFSWKFCLPLTLVNMLVTAAIVLLNTPAVAAQ, via the coding sequence ATGACCTGGTTCACGCCTGAAGTGATCGACGTGATCATCTCGGTCCTCAAGGCCATCGTGATCCTGCTCGCCGTGGTGGTGTGCGGCGCCCTGCTGAGCTGGGTCGAGCGTCGTCTGCTCGCCCTCTGGCAGGACCGTTACGGTCCGAACCGCGTCGGTCCGTTCGGCGCGTTCCAGATCGCCGCCGACATGATCAAGATGTTCTTCAAGGAAGACTGGACGCCACCGTTCGCCGACAAGGTGATCTTCACCCTGGCACCGGTCGTGGCCATGAGCGCCTTGCTGATTGCTTTCGCGATCATCCCGATCACCCCGACCTGGGGCGTGGCGGATATCAACATCGGCATCCTGTTCTTCTTCGCCATGGCCGGTCTGTCGGTCTACGCGGTGCTGTTCGCCGGCTGGTCGAGCAACAACAAGTTCGCCCTGCTGGGCAGCTTGCGGGCCTCGGCACAGACCGTGTCGTACGAAGTGTTCATGGGCCTGTCGCTGATGGGCATCGTGATCCAGGTCGGCTCGTTCAACATGCGCGACATCGTTGAATACCAGGCGCAGAACATGTGGTTCGTGATTCCGCAGATCTTCGGTTTCCTGACCTTCTTCATCGCCGGCGTCGCCGTGACTCACCGTCACCCGTTCGACCAGCCGGAAGCGGAACAGGAACTGGCCGACGGTTACCACATTGAATACGCCGGCATGAAATGGGGCATGTTCTTCGTCGGCGAGTACATCGGCATCGTGCTGATTTCGGCGCTGCTGGTAACCTTGTTCTTCGGTGGCTGGCACGGCCCGTTCGGCATTCTGCCGCAGATCCCGTTCATCTGGTTTGCGCTGAAAACCGCGTTCTTCATCATGTTCTTCATCCTGCTGCGCGCCTCGATCCCGCGCCCACGGTATGACCAAGTGATGGACTTCAGCTGGAAGTTCTGCCTGCCGCTGACCCTCGTCAACATGCTGGTGACCGCTGCGATCGTGTTGCTCAACACGCCCGCCGTCGCGGCTCAGTGA
- the nuoJ gene encoding NADH-quinone oxidoreductase subunit J, whose protein sequence is MEFAFYFASGIAVVSTLRVITNTNPVHALLYLIISLIAVAMTFFALGAPFAGVLEVIAYAGAIMVLFVFVVMMLNLGPASVQQERVWLKPGIWLGPVALGTLLLVELLYVLFSDASGQAIGHTTVDAKAVGISLFGPYLLVVELASMLLLAAAVTAFHLGRNEAKEQ, encoded by the coding sequence ATGGAATTCGCTTTCTATTTCGCATCGGGTATCGCTGTGGTGTCCACGCTTCGCGTGATCACCAACACCAACCCCGTGCACGCCCTGCTCTACCTGATCATTTCGCTGATTGCCGTGGCGATGACGTTTTTCGCCCTCGGCGCACCGTTTGCCGGTGTGCTGGAAGTGATCGCCTACGCTGGCGCCATCATGGTGCTGTTCGTGTTCGTGGTGATGATGCTGAACCTGGGGCCCGCCTCGGTTCAGCAGGAGCGCGTCTGGCTCAAGCCCGGTATCTGGCTCGGCCCGGTCGCCCTCGGCACCCTGCTGCTGGTTGAACTGCTGTACGTGCTGTTCAGCGACGCCAGCGGCCAGGCCATCGGCCACACCACCGTAGACGCCAAGGCCGTGGGCATCAGCCTGTTCGGTCCTTATCTGCTGGTGGTCGAACTCGCCTCGATGCTGCTGCTTGCCGCAGCCGTCACGGCGTTCCACCTGGGCCGCAACGAAGCCAAGGAGCAATGA
- the nuoI gene encoding NADH-quinone oxidoreductase subunit NuoI, with translation MKYIFDIVHGFFTQLRSLVMIFGHAFRKRDTLQYPEEAVYLPPRFRGRIVLTRDPDGEERCVACNLCAVACPVGCISLQKAETDDGRWYPEFFRINFSRCIFCGLCEEACPTTAIQLTPDFEMAEFKRQDLVYEKEDLLISGPGKNPDYNFYRVAGMAIAGKPKGSAQNEAQPINVKSLLP, from the coding sequence ATGAAGTACATTTTTGACATCGTGCATGGCTTCTTCACCCAGCTTCGCAGCCTGGTGATGATCTTCGGCCATGCCTTCCGCAAGCGCGACACGCTGCAGTACCCGGAAGAAGCCGTGTACCTGCCGCCGCGCTTCCGTGGCCGCATCGTGCTGACCCGCGACCCCGACGGCGAAGAGCGTTGTGTAGCCTGCAACCTGTGCGCCGTGGCGTGCCCGGTCGGCTGCATCTCGCTGCAGAAAGCTGAAACCGATGACGGGCGCTGGTACCCGGAGTTTTTCCGTATCAACTTCTCGCGCTGCATTTTCTGCGGCCTCTGCGAGGAAGCCTGCCCGACCACCGCGATCCAGCTGACACCGGATTTCGAGATGGCCGAGTTCAAACGTCAGGACCTGGTGTACGAGAAAGAAGATCTGCTGATCTCCGGCCCCGGCAAAAACCCTGATTACAACTTCTATCGTGTTGCAGGTATGGCGATTGCCGGTAAGCCAAAAGGCTCCGCGCAGAATGAAGCCCAGCCGATCAACGTGAAGAGCTTGCTGCCTTAA
- a CDS encoding PAAR domain-containing protein, with the protein MNEGYFIGLNDKTTCGGKVLDGDTRVMMYGLAHAREGDRVTCGEDGETYRIVGGVSHIISHGKHVAGTLDSYSNCPCKAQLIPSVFTATYQNEARPARNATHRAAQPNSPVAARHSVAPRQSGFVPSSPPAPTVFNSAEPQEPGFYVVPKSMTREALEATLFPARDPAVMSKFQALNPRSGDIKAGSLIVLSDPDNTSCTYQEALLMQTAQQVKADLDPLTPEEADFMFRHAAEIASYTGPISTWLGVSAVVMEKHLASLRDVLQDIERLHQDNYRQHGHLRSPPFFAERQRLLAQLNAHLLNSTRLRGQTTLGDHPKLKTALGISSRSLVHHWDKAGAPGQIPGYATHVNTISRAAKYMSTGGYIGIGIGGVSSLLAIQEVCVGDSGTACERIRFTEGGKFVGSTFGGIAGGAGAPLVGGSICLALAATTAIGGVVCTAALVGVGAWGGAEFGGRGGEFAGEKIFEVKRP; encoded by the coding sequence ATGAATGAAGGTTATTTCATTGGCTTGAATGACAAGACCACCTGCGGTGGCAAAGTCCTGGATGGCGATACCAGAGTCATGATGTATGGCCTGGCTCATGCTCGCGAAGGCGATCGAGTCACCTGTGGAGAGGACGGCGAGACTTATCGAATCGTCGGTGGCGTTTCGCACATAATCAGTCATGGCAAGCACGTGGCTGGCACGCTGGACAGCTACAGCAATTGTCCCTGTAAAGCACAACTGATCCCTTCGGTATTCACGGCAACCTATCAGAATGAAGCACGCCCCGCGCGGAATGCCACACATCGCGCCGCTCAACCGAACTCTCCTGTGGCGGCACGGCATTCGGTAGCGCCGCGTCAATCTGGTTTCGTCCCTTCAAGCCCTCCAGCACCAACGGTATTCAACAGCGCAGAGCCCCAGGAACCAGGCTTCTATGTCGTGCCCAAAAGCATGACCCGCGAAGCATTGGAAGCGACGCTATTCCCCGCGCGCGACCCGGCCGTGATGAGCAAGTTTCAGGCGCTCAACCCCCGGTCAGGCGACATCAAAGCAGGTTCGCTGATCGTGCTGAGCGATCCTGATAACACCTCCTGCACCTATCAGGAAGCGCTGCTGATGCAGACTGCTCAACAGGTCAAGGCTGACCTCGATCCCCTGACACCGGAGGAAGCCGATTTCATGTTTCGCCACGCGGCTGAAATCGCCAGTTATACGGGCCCAATCTCGACTTGGCTTGGCGTTAGCGCGGTGGTAATGGAAAAACACCTCGCCAGCCTGCGAGACGTCCTTCAAGACATCGAGCGCCTGCATCAGGACAATTATCGCCAGCATGGCCACCTGCGATCGCCACCGTTCTTCGCCGAACGCCAACGCTTGCTTGCGCAGCTGAATGCCCACCTGCTCAACTCCACTCGCCTGCGTGGCCAGACGACCTTGGGCGATCACCCCAAGTTGAAAACGGCGCTCGGCATTTCCAGTCGCAGCCTGGTGCACCACTGGGACAAGGCTGGGGCGCCGGGGCAGATACCGGGTTATGCGACTCATGTGAATACGATCAGTCGGGCAGCGAAGTATATGAGCACCGGTGGTTACATCGGCATTGGCATTGGTGGAGTTTCTTCTCTATTGGCCATTCAGGAGGTTTGTGTTGGCGACTCAGGAACTGCTTGCGAGAGGATCAGATTTACTGAAGGGGGAAAATTTGTTGGGTCAACTTTTGGTGGGATAGCGGGAGGGGCGGGCGCTCCTCTGGTTGGTGGTTCTATTTGCCTAGCGCTTGCCGCTACCACGGCCATTGGAGGTGTTGTATGTACTGCGGCTTTGGTCGGGGTTGGCGCGTGGGGAGGGGCCGAGTTTGGCGGTAGGGGGGGAGAATTCGCGGGCGAGAAAATTTTCGAAGTTAAACGGCCATGA
- a CDS encoding helix-turn-helix domain-containing protein encodes MKRDIFSELMEGLEALADERQGKITLRTHKVQLPKLVPITAEEVVAIRQQLNLSRSVFAMYLRTNTRTLENWEQGRATPNAQATTLIRLVERFPQTIEQLAALT; translated from the coding sequence ATGAAACGTGACATTTTTTCCGAGCTGATGGAAGGCCTCGAAGCCTTGGCCGACGAGCGCCAAGGCAAGATCACGCTGCGGACCCACAAGGTTCAGCTGCCAAAACTGGTACCCATCACTGCCGAGGAAGTGGTAGCCATCCGCCAACAACTCAACCTTTCCCGGTCGGTGTTCGCCATGTATCTGCGCACCAACACCCGAACCCTCGAAAACTGGGAACAGGGACGGGCAACGCCAAATGCCCAAGCCACGACACTGATCCGCCTGGTTGAACGCTTTCCACAAACCATCGAGCAGCTCGCCGCCCTGACCTGA
- a CDS encoding DUF6124 family protein has protein sequence MFKVTPNPPDSDPASPYETLESKEPHDTAERTLDYHLKPDVPIMENPRTPGTMFIVNPELDTGTLLAHACESLASANVMTMDLADHTDGPRRNTLLGIAQVIMLGELAVNRALDRLDPIE, from the coding sequence ATGTTCAAGGTCACACCCAATCCGCCGGACAGCGATCCGGCATCCCCGTACGAAACCCTCGAATCAAAAGAACCTCACGACACCGCCGAGCGCACCCTCGACTATCACCTAAAGCCGGACGTCCCCATCATGGAAAACCCGCGCACTCCCGGAACCATGTTCATCGTCAACCCGGAACTCGATACCGGAACCCTGCTGGCCCATGCTTGCGAGTCGCTGGCCTCGGCCAATGTCATGACGATGGATTTGGCGGACCACACGGATGGGCCCAGGCGCAATACCCTATTGGGCATCGCGCAAGTCATCATGCTGGGTGAGCTGGCGGTAAACCGGGCGCTGGATCGGCTTGACCCCATTGAATAG
- the nuoL gene encoding NADH-quinone oxidoreductase subunit L: protein MNLLYLTFVFPLIGFLLLSFSRGRISENLAALIGVGSIGLSAIVTAYVIWQFNVAPPEGGHYTQVLWQWMAVEGFTPNFALYLDGLSLTMLGVVVGVGFLIHLFASWYMRGEAGYSRFFAYTNLFIASMLFLVLGDNLLFLYFGWEGVGLCSYLLIGFYYSNRNNGNAALKAFIVTRIGDVFMAIGLFILFAQLGTLNIQELLVLAPQKFQAGDFWMVMATLMLLGGAVGKSAQLPLQTWLADAMAGPTPVSALIHAATMVTAGVYLIARTHGLFTLAPEILHLVGIVGGVTLVLAGFAALVQTDIKRILAYSTMSQIGYMFLALGVGAWDGAIFHLMTHAFFKALLFLASGAVIVACHHEQNIFKMGGLWKKLPLAYASFIVGGAALAALPLVTAGFYSKDEILWEAFASGNQGLLYAGLVGAFMTSLYTFRLIFIAFHGEAKTEAHAGHGIAHWLPLSVLIVLSTAIGAMIVPPLHGVLPQSVGHAGGDAKHSLEIASGAIALAGILLAALLFLGKRRFVTAIANSGIGRFLSAWWFAAWGFDWIYDKLFVKPYLAISHVLRKDPLDQTIGLIPRMAKGGHTALSRTETGQLRWYAASMAAGSVLVIGAIVLVAV from the coding sequence ATGAATCTTCTCTATCTGACTTTCGTATTCCCTCTCATAGGTTTCCTGCTGCTGTCGTTCTCCCGTGGACGCATCTCGGAAAACCTTGCGGCGCTGATCGGCGTCGGTTCCATTGGCCTGTCTGCCATCGTCACTGCCTATGTGATCTGGCAGTTCAACGTCGCCCCGCCTGAAGGCGGTCACTACACCCAGGTGTTGTGGCAGTGGATGGCGGTGGAAGGCTTTACGCCGAACTTCGCGCTGTACCTGGATGGCCTGTCCCTGACCATGCTCGGCGTGGTGGTCGGCGTCGGCTTCCTGATCCACCTGTTCGCGTCCTGGTACATGCGCGGTGAAGCCGGTTACTCGCGCTTCTTCGCCTACACCAACCTGTTTATCGCCAGCATGCTGTTCCTGGTGCTGGGCGATAATCTGTTGTTCCTGTACTTCGGCTGGGAAGGCGTGGGCCTGTGCTCGTACCTGTTGATCGGTTTCTACTACAGCAACCGCAACAACGGTAACGCCGCACTCAAAGCCTTCATCGTCACCCGGATCGGCGACGTGTTCATGGCCATCGGCCTGTTCATCCTGTTCGCCCAACTGGGCACGCTGAACATCCAGGAACTGCTGGTGCTGGCACCGCAGAAATTCCAGGCCGGCGACTTCTGGATGGTCATGGCCACCCTGATGCTGCTGGGCGGCGCCGTGGGTAAATCCGCGCAACTGCCGCTGCAAACCTGGCTGGCGGATGCGATGGCCGGTCCTACCCCGGTTTCGGCACTGATCCACGCCGCGACCATGGTGACCGCTGGTGTCTACCTGATCGCCCGTACCCACGGCCTGTTCACCCTGGCGCCGGAGATCCTGCATCTGGTAGGCATCGTCGGTGGCGTGACCCTGGTCCTCGCCGGTTTCGCAGCCCTGGTGCAGACCGACATCAAACGTATCCTCGCCTACTCGACCATGAGCCAGATCGGCTACATGTTCCTGGCCTTGGGCGTTGGTGCATGGGATGGTGCGATCTTCCACCTGATGACCCACGCCTTCTTCAAGGCGCTGCTGTTCCTTGCCTCCGGTGCGGTGATCGTGGCCTGCCACCACGAGCAGAACATCTTCAAGATGGGCGGCCTGTGGAAGAAACTGCCATTGGCCTACGCCAGCTTCATCGTCGGCGGCGCGGCCCTCGCGGCCTTGCCACTGGTGACCGCGGGCTTCTACTCCAAGGACGAAATCCTCTGGGAAGCGTTCGCCAGCGGCAACCAGGGGCTGCTGTACGCAGGTCTGGTCGGTGCGTTCATGACCTCGCTGTACACCTTCCGCCTGATCTTCATCGCGTTCCACGGTGAAGCGAAGACCGAAGCACACGCCGGTCACGGCATCGCTCACTGGCTGCCTCTGTCGGTGCTGATCGTATTGTCCACCGCCATCGGCGCGATGATCGTTCCGCCACTGCACGGCGTGCTGCCGCAAAGCGTCGGCCATGCCGGTGGCGACGCCAAGCACAGCCTGGAAATCGCTTCGGGCGCCATTGCCCTGGCCGGTATCCTGCTGGCCGCGCTGCTGTTCCTCGGCAAGCGGCGTTTCGTCACGGCAATCGCCAACAGCGGCATCGGCCGCTTCCTTTCGGCCTGGTGGTTCGCTGCCTGGGGCTTCGACTGGATCTACGACAAACTGTTCGTCAAGCCATACCTTGCGATCAGCCACGTACTGCGCAAAGACCCGCTCGACCAGACCATCGGTCTGATCCCGCGTATGGCCAAAGGCGGTCACACAGCCCTGAGCCGTACCGAAACCGGTCAACTGCGTTGGTACGCGGCATCGATGGCAGCCGGCTCCGTGCTGGTCATCGGCGCCATCGTGCTGGTAGCGGTCTGA
- a CDS encoding RES family NAD+ phosphorylase: MAKDPLSSEIHFWRLDAAEYAPTWHLGVGAEKVGGRWNPKGMATVYASLDASTAILEVAVHKDFDALDCKPHRLTQARVLDPSRIYVVQPDGIANPHWLVPGTPSRSQQQFGADLLNQHPFVLVPSSVSPHSWNLLMNPQMANGLYELVLQEPFGLDGRLNKPQA, translated from the coding sequence ATGGCTAAAGACCCTTTGAGCAGCGAGATTCACTTCTGGCGCCTTGACGCTGCTGAGTATGCCCCCACCTGGCATTTGGGTGTGGGAGCAGAAAAGGTGGGTGGACGCTGGAACCCTAAAGGCATGGCCACGGTTTATGCCAGCCTGGATGCCTCTACGGCCATTCTTGAGGTGGCCGTACACAAGGATTTCGATGCGTTGGATTGCAAGCCCCATCGCCTGACGCAGGCCCGAGTGCTGGACCCGTCGAGGATTTATGTGGTGCAGCCCGACGGTATTGCAAACCCTCATTGGTTGGTGCCCGGCACGCCTAGCCGCAGCCAGCAGCAGTTCGGTGCTGACCTGCTGAACCAGCACCCCTTTGTATTGGTGCCTTCCAGCGTGTCGCCGCATAGCTGGAATTTGCTGATGAACCCGCAAATGGCTAATGGCTTGTACGAGCTGGTGCTGCAAGAGCCTTTCGGCCTGGATGGTCGGCTTAATAAGCCTCAAGCCTGA
- the nuoK gene encoding NADH-quinone oxidoreductase subunit NuoK — MPAIPLEHGLAVAGILFCLGLVGLMVRRNILFVLMSLEIMMNASALAFIVAGSRWGQPDGQIMFILVISLAAAEASIGLAILLQLYRRFHTLDIDAASEMRG, encoded by the coding sequence ATGCCTGCTATCCCTCTGGAGCATGGTCTGGCGGTCGCCGGCATCCTGTTCTGCCTCGGTCTGGTCGGCCTGATGGTCCGGCGCAACATTCTTTTCGTGCTGATGAGCCTGGAGATCATGATGAATGCCTCCGCTTTGGCGTTCATCGTTGCCGGTAGCCGCTGGGGTCAGCCGGATGGACAGATCATGTTCATCCTGGTGATCAGCCTGGCAGCCGCCGAGGCCAGTATCGGCCTGGCGATTCTGTTGCAGCTGTATCGCCGCTTCCACACTCTCGATATCGACGCTGCCAGCGAGATGCGCGGATGA
- the nuoN gene encoding NADH-quinone oxidoreductase subunit NuoN has product MEFTTQHFIALAPLLITSATIIVVMLAIAWRRNHSQTFLISVAGLNLALLSILPALKVAPLAVTPLLQIDSFACLYMALILVATLACVTLAHAYLGDGGSGYPGNREELYLLILMAAAGGLVLVSAQHLAGLFIGLELLSVPVYGLVAYAFFNKRSLEAGIKYMVLSAAGSAFLLFGMALLYADSGSLSFNGIGQALAATGLPSSLAQLGLGMMLIGLAFKLSLVPFHLWTPDVYEGAPAPVAAFLATASKVAVFAVMVRLFQISPAASSGVLSDVLTIIAIASILFGNLLALTQSNLKRLLGYSSIAHFGYLLIALVASKGLAVEAIGVYLVTYVITSLGAFGVITLMSSPYNGRDADALYEYRGLFWRRPYLTAVMTVMMLSLAGIPLTAGFIGKFYIIATGVESHQWWLVGSLVLGSAIGVFYYLRVMVTLYLMEPNLRRHDAQLHWEQRAGGVMLLAIAALAFFLGLYPQPLLNLVQQAGLAG; this is encoded by the coding sequence ATGGAATTCACGACTCAACACTTTATCGCGCTTGCGCCGTTGTTGATCACCAGCGCCACGATCATCGTGGTGATGCTGGCGATTGCCTGGCGCCGCAACCACTCGCAGACCTTCCTGATTTCCGTGGCGGGCCTGAACCTGGCGTTGCTGTCGATCCTGCCAGCCTTGAAAGTCGCGCCCCTGGCTGTGACTCCACTGCTGCAGATCGATAGCTTCGCCTGCCTGTACATGGCGCTGATCCTGGTCGCCACCCTCGCCTGTGTCACCCTCGCCCACGCCTACCTCGGCGATGGCGGTTCGGGTTACCCGGGCAACCGTGAAGAACTGTACCTGCTGATCCTGATGGCCGCCGCCGGTGGCCTGGTCCTGGTCAGCGCGCAGCACCTGGCCGGGTTGTTCATCGGTCTGGAACTGTTGTCGGTGCCGGTCTACGGTCTGGTGGCGTATGCCTTCTTCAACAAGCGTTCGCTGGAAGCCGGCATCAAGTACATGGTGCTGTCGGCCGCCGGTTCCGCGTTCCTGTTGTTCGGCATGGCCCTGCTGTATGCCGACTCCGGCAGCCTGAGCTTCAACGGCATCGGCCAGGCCCTGGCGGCCACCGGCCTGCCAAGCTCGCTGGCGCAACTGGGCCTGGGCATGATGCTGATCGGCCTGGCGTTCAAGCTGTCGCTGGTGCCCTTCCACCTCTGGACCCCGGACGTCTACGAAGGTGCTCCGGCACCGGTGGCCGCGTTCCTGGCCACCGCGTCGAAAGTCGCGGTGTTCGCGGTGATGGTGCGTCTGTTCCAGATCTCGCCGGCGGCAAGCAGCGGCGTGCTGAGCGACGTGCTGACCATCATCGCCATTGCGTCGATCCTGTTCGGTAACCTGCTGGCACTGACCCAGAGCAACCTCAAGCGCCTGCTGGGTTACTCGTCCATCGCCCACTTCGGTTACCTGCTGATCGCCCTGGTGGCGAGCAAGGGTCTGGCCGTGGAAGCCATCGGCGTGTACCTGGTCACCTACGTGATCACCAGCCTCGGCGCGTTCGGCGTAATCACCCTGATGTCCTCGCCGTACAACGGCCGTGACGCGGACGCCCTGTACGAATACCGCGGCCTGTTCTGGCGCCGTCCGTACCTGACCGCCGTGATGACCGTGATGATGCTGTCCCTGGCCGGCATCCCGCTGACCGCGGGCTTCATTGGCAAGTTCTACATCATCGCCACCGGCGTCGAGTCCCACCAATGGTGGCTGGTCGGCTCCCTGGTACTGGGCAGCGCCATCGGCGTGTTCTACTACCTGCGTGTGATGGTCACCCTGTACCTGATGGAACCGAACCTGCGTCGTCACGATGCGCAACTGCATTGGGAACAACGTGCGGGCGGCGTGATGCTGCTGGCTATCGCGGCGCTGGCGTTCTTCCTTGGGTTGTATCCACAGCCGTTGCTGAACCTGGTTCAGCAGGCGGGGTTGGCGGGTTGA
- the nuoM gene encoding NADH-quinone oxidoreductase subunit M, which produces MILPWLILIPFIGGLLCWMGERFGATLPRWIALITMSLLLALGLWLWANGDYSFAPAPGADPTWVREFKHIWIERFGISVHLALDGLSLLMIMLTGLLGVLSVLCSWKEIQRHVGFFHLNLMWILGGVVGVFLALDLFMFFFFWEMMLVPMYFLIALWGHSSSDGKKTRIYAATKFFIFTQASGLIMLVAILGLVLVNFNDTGVITFNYADLLKTKMSLTTEYILMLGFFIAFAVKLPVVPFHSWLPDAHAQAPTAGSVDLAGILLKTAAYGLLRFALPLFPNASAEFAPIAMTLGLIGIFYGAFLAFAQTDIKRLIAFSSVSHMGFVLIGIYSGSQLALQGAVMQMLAHGLSAAALFILSGQLYERTHTRDMREMGGLWSKIAYLPALSLFFAAASLGLPGTGNFVGEFLILLGTFPAAPWITIIATSGLVFGSVYSLIMIHRAYFGPAKSDAVLHGMDGREMIMVVGLAALLIYIGVYPQPFLDTSAATMHGVQQWLGTAFTQLASAR; this is translated from the coding sequence ATGATTCTGCCTTGGCTAATCCTGATCCCCTTCATCGGCGGCCTGCTGTGCTGGATGGGTGAGCGCTTCGGCGCCACCCTCCCACGCTGGATTGCGCTGATCACCATGTCCCTGTTGCTCGCTCTCGGCCTCTGGCTGTGGGCCAACGGTGACTATTCATTTGCCCCGGCGCCTGGCGCCGACCCGACCTGGGTGCGTGAGTTCAAGCACATCTGGATCGAGCGCTTCGGCATCAGCGTGCACCTGGCCCTCGACGGCCTGTCGCTGTTGATGATCATGCTGACCGGTCTGCTGGGCGTACTCTCGGTACTCTGCTCGTGGAAAGAGATTCAACGTCACGTTGGCTTCTTCCACCTGAACCTGATGTGGATCCTGGGCGGTGTCGTCGGCGTGTTCCTCGCCCTCGACCTGTTCATGTTCTTCTTCTTCTGGGAAATGATGCTGGTGCCGATGTACTTCCTCATCGCGCTCTGGGGTCACAGTTCTTCGGACGGCAAGAAAACCCGGATCTACGCGGCGACCAAGTTCTTCATCTTCACCCAGGCGTCCGGCCTGATCATGTTGGTGGCGATCCTCGGTCTGGTTCTGGTCAACTTCAACGACACCGGCGTGATTACCTTCAACTACGCCGACCTGTTGAAAACCAAGATGTCGCTCACCACCGAGTACATCCTGATGCTCGGCTTCTTCATCGCCTTCGCGGTGAAACTGCCGGTGGTGCCGTTCCACTCCTGGTTGCCTGACGCCCACGCCCAGGCGCCGACCGCGGGTTCCGTCGACCTGGCCGGTATCTTGTTGAAGACAGCGGCCTACGGTCTGCTGCGTTTCGCCCTGCCGCTGTTCCCGAATGCTTCGGCCGAGTTTGCGCCGATCGCCATGACCCTCGGTCTGATCGGGATCTTCTACGGTGCGTTCCTGGCCTTCGCCCAAACCGACATCAAGCGTCTGATCGCCTTCTCGTCCGTTTCCCACATGGGCTTCGTCCTGATCGGCATCTACTCCGGCAGCCAACTGGCGCTGCAGGGCGCGGTGATGCAGATGCTGGCCCACGGTCTGTCGGCCGCGGCACTCTTTATCCTGTCCGGTCAGCTGTACGAGCGCACCCACACCCGCGACATGCGTGAGATGGGTGGCCTGTGGTCGAAGATCGCTTACCTGCCGGCCCTCAGCCTGTTCTTCGCAGCCGCGTCCCTGGGCTTGCCGGGTACCGGTAACTTCGTCGGTGAGTTCCTGATCCTGCTCGGCACCTTCCCCGCTGCGCCTTGGATCACCATCATCGCGACGTCGGGCCTGGTGTTCGGTTCGGTCTACTCGCTGATCATGATCCACCGTGCGTACTTCGGCCCGGCCAAATCGGACGCGGTACTGCATGGCATGGACGGTCGCGAAATGATCATGGTGGTCGGGCTTGCGGCGCTGCTGATCTACATCGGCGTGTACCCGCAACCGTTCCTCGATACCTCTGCCGCGACGATGCATGGCGTGCAGCAATGGCTCGGTACCGCCTTCACTCAACTCGCTTCGGCCCGGTAA
- the parS gene encoding type II toxin-antitoxin system Xre/ParS family antitoxin, giving the protein MSAKKKIEPTDGAHTKVDRVGTAKSRNAEAALALLKNNQPAVALTDTPRATHMVAILLHGDVSDDRMEIYRAVRNGFPLQSVIDMIEHSDVYKRYGVLSRIVGASDRTLARRLKSPEEVLTSEQSTRALYYAEVLEKATDVLGSRELAEQWMVKPARGLDGEMPIDLISNSVGYELVTDFLTRIEYGVY; this is encoded by the coding sequence ATGAGTGCCAAGAAGAAAATCGAACCAACCGATGGGGCCCACACAAAAGTTGATCGGGTCGGTACAGCTAAATCGCGCAACGCTGAAGCGGCCTTGGCGCTTTTGAAAAACAACCAGCCTGCGGTGGCATTGACTGATACACCTCGCGCCACACACATGGTTGCGATATTGCTCCACGGCGACGTGAGTGATGATCGTATGGAGATTTACAGGGCCGTAAGAAACGGTTTCCCGCTTCAGTCGGTGATTGACATGATTGAACACAGTGACGTTTACAAACGGTATGGCGTGCTGTCGAGGATCGTGGGCGCATCTGATCGCACGCTGGCCCGACGGTTGAAATCCCCGGAAGAAGTCTTGACCTCCGAGCAAAGCACGCGCGCACTCTATTATGCTGAGGTGTTGGAGAAGGCCACCGATGTGTTGGGCTCGCGTGAGCTGGCCGAGCAATGGATGGTCAAACCTGCTCGCGGCCTGGATGGTGAGATGCCCATTGATTTGATATCCAACTCGGTGGGTTATGAGCTGGTGACTGACTTTCTGACGCGCATCGAGTACGGGGTCTATTGA